The following proteins are encoded in a genomic region of Bosea beijingensis:
- a CDS encoding TetR/AcrR family transcriptional regulator, with translation METKPKRRASIGARRSPETEAAVKAAARELLAEKGYAGFSIEEVARRAGAGKPTIYRWWPNKAELFIAIYGVEKDAAIPLPDEGSLRADLLRYTKDLWRFWREDAAGRVFRGLIAEAQTSEDALAALRFKFMPERLASPRRMFVRAAERGEFSPEEIDDRLELWVGFNWLHVLTDRLSEDEPSLSRKIDLLCR, from the coding sequence ATGGAGACGAAGCCGAAGCGCCGCGCCTCGATCGGCGCCCGCCGCAGCCCGGAGACCGAGGCAGCCGTAAAGGCGGCGGCGCGCGAACTGCTGGCCGAGAAGGGCTATGCAGGTTTCTCAATCGAGGAGGTCGCGCGGCGCGCCGGCGCGGGTAAGCCAACGATTTATCGTTGGTGGCCGAACAAGGCCGAGCTCTTCATCGCGATCTACGGTGTCGAGAAGGATGCGGCCATCCCTCTCCCGGACGAAGGCTCGCTGCGCGCGGACCTGCTACGCTACACGAAAGACCTCTGGCGCTTCTGGCGCGAGGATGCGGCGGGGCGCGTTTTCCGCGGCTTGATCGCCGAGGCGCAGACCAGCGAGGATGCGCTCGCCGCCTTGCGCTTCAAGTTCATGCCGGAGCGGCTGGCATCACCGCGCCGGATGTTCGTGCGCGCCGCCGAGCGCGGCGAGTTTTCACCCGAAGAGATCGACGATCGCCTGGAACTCTGGGTCGGCTTCAACTGGCTGCATGTGCTGACCGACCGGCTGAGCGAGGACGAACCTTCGCTCAGCCGCAAGATCGACCTGCTCTGCCGCTGA
- a CDS encoding chromate transporter produces MERGVFFQLIVTFGTISLMAIGGANAVVPEIHRQVVEILGWMDAPTFARLFAIAQTAPGPNIMLGSIIGWHVAGTAGLLVATAALLLPSCLLALASSRGLRRFGGSRLVRVLTLALVPIALGLMLASGVVATLAAGAGLIGYAITVATALVTYRSKVNPLVPMAIGTLTYVLASTAGIA; encoded by the coding sequence ATGGAGCGCGGCGTCTTTTTCCAACTCATTGTCACCTTCGGCACGATCTCGCTGATGGCGATCGGCGGTGCCAATGCCGTCGTGCCGGAGATTCACCGCCAGGTCGTCGAGATTCTCGGCTGGATGGATGCGCCGACCTTCGCCCGGCTCTTCGCCATCGCGCAGACGGCGCCCGGCCCCAACATCATGCTCGGCAGCATCATCGGCTGGCATGTCGCGGGTACGGCCGGCTTGCTGGTCGCGACGGCGGCGCTCCTTCTGCCGTCCTGCCTGCTGGCGCTTGCCTCCAGCCGCGGCTTACGGCGCTTCGGCGGCAGCCGCCTGGTCAGGGTCCTCACGCTGGCGCTGGTGCCGATCGCGCTCGGCCTGATGCTGGCGAGCGGCGTGGTCGCGACGCTCGCCGCCGGTGCCGGCCTCATCGGCTATGCGATCACGGTGGCGACCGCACTCGTGACCTATCGCTCCAAGGTCAACCCGCTCGTGCCGATGGCGATCGGGACGCTGACCTATGTCCTCGCCTCGACTGCCGGCATCGCCTGA
- a CDS encoding LysE family translocator, which translates to MPETTTLITFSLIALGMVLTPGPNMIYLISRSIAQGRGAGLISLGGVILGFFVYMFCAAFGITALLFAVPYAYDALRLGGAAYLLWLAWQAVRPGGRSPFHVRDLPHDGPRKLFAMGFLTSLLNPKIAMFYLALLPQFIDPAAGHVLSQSVVLGFVQIAISGSVNALIATAAGSIALFLRTRPFWSLVQRWLMGTVLAGFALRMAMESRR; encoded by the coding sequence ATGCCCGAGACGACGACCCTCATCACCTTCTCGCTGATCGCGCTCGGCATGGTGCTGACGCCCGGCCCCAACATGATTTACCTGATCTCGCGCTCGATCGCGCAGGGCAGGGGCGCCGGCCTCATCTCGCTTGGCGGCGTGATCCTCGGCTTCTTCGTCTACATGTTCTGCGCCGCCTTCGGCATCACGGCGCTGCTCTTCGCCGTGCCCTATGCCTATGACGCGCTCCGGCTCGGCGGCGCGGCCTATCTGCTCTGGCTCGCCTGGCAGGCGGTGCGGCCGGGCGGGCGCTCGCCCTTCCATGTCCGCGATCTGCCCCATGACGGGCCGCGCAAGCTCTTCGCCATGGGCTTCCTGACCAGCCTGCTCAATCCGAAGATCGCGATGTTCTATCTCGCGCTGCTGCCGCAATTCATCGATCCCGCCGCCGGCCATGTGCTCAGCCAGTCGGTCGTGCTCGGCTTCGTCCAGATCGCGATCAGCGGCAGCGTCAACGCCCTGATCGCGACGGCTGCCGGCAGCATCGCGCTGTTCCTCAGGACGCGGCCGTTCTGGTCGCTGGTCCAGCGCTGGCTGATGGGCACGGTGCTCGCCGGCTTTGCGCTGCGCATGGCGATGGAATCGCGCCGTTAG
- the otsB gene encoding trehalose-phosphatase: MMTTLTEPDIAARPDEIAASNREIALFLDFDGTLVEIAPSPEDVNLDRRVAPALTMLRAQLGGALALVSGRPIAFLDGVLAPHRFDIAGLHGAQIRADDEIRSQANTHEGMRAALRDLVRFANSHVGIIVEDKRISVALHWRLAPSLEDEALALMRSIAARMGPGMRLQEGKAVAELVPASASKGSAIAWLMATPTYAGRIPVFIGDDITDEDGFEAVNAMGGVSVRIGADRESHATCRLASPTVLRHILLEAAEGGHLSASSFKQD; encoded by the coding sequence ATGATGACGACCCTGACCGAACCCGATATTGCCGCAAGGCCCGACGAGATCGCTGCCTCCAATCGCGAGATCGCTCTGTTCCTCGATTTCGACGGCACGCTCGTGGAAATCGCGCCCTCCCCGGAGGACGTGAATCTCGACCGGCGCGTGGCGCCGGCGCTGACGATGCTGCGTGCGCAGCTCGGCGGCGCGCTGGCGCTGGTCTCCGGCCGGCCGATCGCTTTCCTCGACGGCGTCCTGGCCCCGCATCGCTTCGACATCGCCGGGCTGCACGGCGCCCAGATTCGCGCCGACGACGAGATCCGCTCACAGGCCAATACGCATGAGGGCATGCGCGCGGCGCTGCGCGATCTCGTCCGCTTCGCCAACAGTCATGTCGGCATCATCGTCGAGGACAAGCGCATTTCGGTCGCGCTGCACTGGCGCCTGGCACCGTCTCTGGAAGACGAGGCGCTGGCCCTGATGCGCAGCATCGCCGCGCGGATGGGGCCGGGCATGCGCCTGCAGGAGGGCAAGGCCGTCGCGGAACTGGTCCCGGCCAGCGCCAGCAAGGGCAGCGCCATCGCCTGGCTGATGGCGACCCCGACCTATGCCGGTCGCATCCCGGTCTTCATCGGCGACGACATCACCGACGAGGACGGGTTCGAGGCGGTCAATGCGATGGGCGGCGTCTCCGTCCGCATCGGCGCCGATCGCGAGAGCCATGCCACCTGCCGGCTGGCTTCGCCCACCGTACTCAGGCACATCCTTCTCGAAGCCGCCGAAGGCGGCCACCTTTCCGCTTCCAGCTTCAAGCAGGACTGA
- a CDS encoding glycoside hydrolase family 15 protein — protein sequence MTVTTSTAGHHSASLDLGVIGNCSIAALVDRRARIVWGCFPRFDRDPVFCSLIDNQAEDGDAEPEKGVFAIELVGMTRCEQSYLDNTAILSSVLSDDQGNAIEILDFAPRFVRYERFFRPPQLVRRVRRVSGRPRIRVLVRPSLGIGEAPDEITRGSNHVRFVGADQTIRLTTNAPLSYVVEGTPFAVDQAYSFFIGSDEALRAEIETTSREFLDKTTDYWRDWVRSLSIPFEYQKEVIRAAITLKLCAFEETGAIVAALTTSIPEAPGTQRNWDYRYCWLRDAYFVVHALNRLGTTRTMEDYLGFITNIVDTFTESGAEHLPPLYPITRGGTLDEFEASNLSGYRGHRPVRFGNGAATQIQNDGYGAVVLAATHSFFDRRLIQPGKETLFGQLERMGELAIAVFDKPDAGPWELREKEAVHSFSSVMCWAACDRLARIAGTLGRADRKDYWKGEAKRLKNTIAEQIWNEAKGHFVSTFGGEDLDATLLLLAELGFVKADDARFVATVEAIGRDLKRGDLLLRYATQDDFGYMHTGFLICAFWYVDALNAIGRSEEAKELFGRILQRRNSFGLLSEDADLKTGELWGNFPQTYSHVGLINCAMRLSRDWEEAF from the coding sequence ATGACCGTTACGACCTCGACCGCGGGGCATCACTCCGCCTCGCTCGATCTCGGCGTGATCGGCAATTGCTCGATCGCCGCTCTCGTCGACCGCCGCGCCCGCATCGTCTGGGGCTGCTTTCCGCGCTTCGACCGCGACCCCGTCTTCTGCTCGCTGATCGACAACCAGGCCGAGGACGGCGATGCCGAGCCCGAAAAGGGCGTCTTCGCCATCGAGCTCGTCGGCATGACGCGCTGCGAGCAGAGCTATCTCGACAACACCGCGATCCTATCCTCCGTGCTCTCGGACGATCAGGGCAACGCCATCGAGATCCTCGATTTCGCGCCGCGCTTCGTGCGTTACGAGCGCTTTTTCCGGCCACCGCAGCTCGTGCGGCGGGTCCGGCGCGTCTCGGGGCGGCCGCGCATCCGCGTGCTGGTCAGGCCCAGCCTCGGCATCGGCGAGGCACCCGACGAGATCACGCGCGGCTCCAACCATGTCCGCTTCGTCGGCGCCGACCAGACGATCCGCCTGACCACCAATGCGCCGCTCTCCTATGTCGTGGAAGGCACGCCCTTCGCCGTCGACCAGGCCTATTCCTTCTTCATCGGCTCGGACGAGGCCCTGCGCGCCGAGATCGAGACGACCTCGCGCGAATTCCTCGACAAGACCACAGACTACTGGCGCGACTGGGTGCGCTCGCTCTCGATCCCCTTCGAGTATCAGAAGGAGGTAATCCGGGCCGCGATCACGCTGAAGCTCTGCGCCTTCGAGGAGACCGGGGCGATCGTGGCAGCCTTGACGACCTCGATCCCCGAGGCGCCCGGAACGCAGCGTAACTGGGACTATCGCTATTGCTGGCTGCGCGACGCCTATTTCGTCGTGCATGCGCTGAACCGGCTCGGCACGACGCGGACGATGGAGGACTATCTCGGCTTCATCACCAATATCGTCGACACCTTCACCGAAAGCGGGGCCGAGCACCTGCCACCGCTCTATCCGATCACACGCGGCGGCACGCTGGACGAGTTCGAGGCCAGCAACCTCTCAGGCTATCGCGGGCACAGGCCGGTGCGGTTCGGCAACGGCGCGGCGACACAGATCCAGAACGATGGCTACGGAGCCGTGGTGCTGGCCGCCACGCATTCCTTCTTCGATCGCCGTCTGATCCAGCCGGGCAAGGAGACGCTGTTCGGCCAGCTCGAACGCATGGGCGAGCTCGCCATCGCGGTCTTCGACAAGCCAGATGCCGGTCCCTGGGAGCTGCGCGAGAAGGAAGCCGTGCATTCCTTCTCAAGCGTGATGTGCTGGGCCGCCTGCGACCGGCTCGCCCGCATCGCCGGCACGCTCGGCCGTGCCGACCGCAAGGATTACTGGAAGGGCGAGGCCAAGCGGCTGAAGAACACCATCGCCGAGCAGATCTGGAATGAGGCCAAGGGTCATTTCGTCTCGACCTTCGGCGGCGAGGATCTCGACGCGACGCTGCTGCTCCTGGCCGAACTCGGCTTCGTCAAGGCCGACGATGCCCGCTTCGTCGCCACCGTCGAGGCGATCGGCCGCGATCTCAAGCGCGGCGACCTCCTGCTGCGTTACGCCACGCAGGACGATTTCGGCTACATGCATACCGGCTTCCTGATCTGCGCCTTCTGGTATGTCGATGCGCTGAATGCGATCGGACGCAGCGAGGAGGCGAAGGAACTGTTCGGGCGCATCCTGCAGCGCCGCAACAGCTTCGGCCTGCTCTCGGAGGATGCCGACCTCAAGACCGGCGAGCTCTGGGGCAATTTCCCGCAGACCTATTCGCATGTCGGCCTGATCAACTGCGCGATGCGCCTGAGCCGCGACTGGGAAGAGGCGTTCTGA
- a CDS encoding tetratricopeptide repeat protein, protein MPCSLWRIAFLVFALSLLCAVGTRPAFAQKAGNVALCKDDRTEKGLAACNALLKGRPDRKVKAMAHVARGHTQLALGRPAEAEKDYTEALVIAPKFAALYRDRGRVRFTLGNRDGAMADFTAAIENDPFDPDNHANRGYLRLLQYDFAGAGEDLRKGLFWQKQHPRSDYLLGLLAYATGRYTDAVAQIDKGREGGFRTSETFITRARSLYYLGMFEAAAKEASEGLVAFPKQVDLIEIRARARLARREWPEALVDAEVVAEAQPRFGRAYATRGAVKLAMKDVAAATADADKAIELDPGLFDAHELKAEILLAAGDQPGARAILARSAARTDAKMAYDIASRERHAARVAEFDKPKPIVVADLDEAELKKRCATRDDPLRMQSCDRLVETAATPQDKAGRLIERAKVRPFDSQMGDYDLAVAAAPEYLPATLARAYAHMRDYRYGKDLTPFDRAWGDADSVVRRSGADKEMWAQAMLARASVSLGRGNYEAAVADLSELVASDPQARFYRADRASAFLMAGKPAQALEDLRERAQLPTEVTGQLGEDDLVVALIETGAFDEAVSVLDNWRTNRLPGAYAEQALRARVALARGDVAAARELAAAALTDNRFNIAAQAVRGLAAARLGDALEAESDLSKVIDDAAPIPFRARTSGLTPGHVADLFLWRGIARVQLNRVNAARGDFAEVIKRAPDRAQAYAERAKLNLRSDNPAALTDIAMALRIEPNEPRWQALAARINLATGDAAAAERFAAAALAAPSPEADMLLLRAKARLGLGRFPEAAEDATARLAAAPNDAEALLLRSDARIGQGDATAALADIETAIGVKAGDPRLLLARAELKAKLGDVPGAIGAFEAAMARPEASLQANKRLGDLYAGIASDQLALGYYAKALEQPARAPSDEAIRDAARNARDALIRRMAAPK, encoded by the coding sequence ATGCCTTGCTCGCTCTGGCGGATAGCGTTCCTTGTCTTCGCACTGTCGCTGCTCTGCGCTGTCGGTACGCGGCCGGCCTTCGCGCAGAAGGCGGGTAATGTCGCGCTCTGCAAGGATGATCGCACCGAGAAGGGGCTCGCGGCCTGCAACGCCCTGCTGAAGGGGCGCCCGGACCGCAAGGTCAAGGCGATGGCCCATGTCGCGCGCGGCCATACCCAGCTCGCGCTCGGCCGTCCCGCCGAGGCGGAGAAGGACTACACGGAGGCGCTGGTCATCGCGCCGAAATTCGCGGCGCTCTACCGGGATCGCGGCCGCGTCCGCTTCACTCTCGGCAACCGTGATGGCGCCATGGCGGATTTCACCGCCGCGATCGAGAACGACCCGTTCGATCCGGACAATCACGCCAATCGCGGTTATCTCAGGCTGCTGCAATACGATTTCGCTGGCGCGGGCGAGGATTTGCGCAAGGGCCTGTTCTGGCAGAAGCAGCACCCGCGCAGCGACTATCTTCTCGGTCTGCTCGCTTATGCCACCGGCCGCTATACCGACGCGGTCGCGCAGATCGACAAGGGGCGCGAAGGCGGCTTCCGCACCTCGGAAACCTTCATCACCCGCGCCCGCAGCCTGTACTATCTCGGCATGTTCGAAGCCGCCGCGAAGGAAGCGAGCGAAGGGCTTGTCGCCTTCCCGAAGCAGGTCGACCTGATCGAAATCCGCGCCCGAGCCCGACTGGCCCGCCGCGAATGGCCGGAGGCGCTCGTCGATGCCGAGGTGGTCGCCGAGGCGCAGCCGCGCTTTGGCCGCGCCTATGCGACGCGCGGAGCGGTGAAGCTCGCGATGAAGGATGTCGCTGCCGCGACCGCCGATGCCGACAAGGCAATCGAGCTCGATCCCGGCCTGTTCGACGCCCATGAACTGAAGGCGGAGATTCTGCTGGCTGCGGGCGATCAGCCCGGCGCTCGCGCCATCCTCGCTCGCTCCGCGGCGCGGACCGACGCCAAGATGGCCTATGATATCGCCTCGCGGGAGCGCCACGCGGCGCGCGTGGCCGAGTTCGACAAGCCGAAGCCGATCGTCGTCGCCGATCTCGACGAGGCCGAATTGAAGAAGCGCTGCGCCACGCGCGACGATCCCTTGCGCATGCAGAGCTGCGACCGCCTCGTCGAAACGGCTGCCACGCCGCAGGACAAGGCCGGCCGGCTGATCGAGCGCGCCAAGGTCCGGCCCTTCGACAGTCAGATGGGCGATTACGATCTGGCCGTGGCGGCGGCGCCCGAATATCTCCCGGCCACCCTGGCCCGCGCCTATGCGCATATGCGGGATTATCGCTACGGCAAGGACCTGACGCCTTTCGACCGGGCCTGGGGCGATGCCGATAGCGTCGTGCGGCGCTCGGGGGCGGACAAGGAGATGTGGGCGCAGGCCATGCTGGCGCGCGCATCCGTCTCCCTGGGCCGCGGCAACTACGAGGCGGCGGTCGCCGATCTCAGCGAACTCGTCGCAAGCGACCCGCAGGCGCGCTTCTATCGCGCGGACCGCGCAAGCGCCTTCCTGATGGCCGGCAAGCCCGCTCAGGCGCTGGAGGATCTGCGCGAGAGGGCGCAATTGCCGACGGAGGTCACCGGGCAACTGGGTGAGGACGATCTTGTCGTCGCGCTGATCGAGACCGGAGCGTTCGACGAGGCGGTTTCCGTGCTCGACAACTGGCGGACCAACCGACTGCCCGGCGCCTATGCCGAGCAGGCTCTGCGGGCGCGTGTCGCGCTGGCACGGGGCGACGTGGCGGCAGCCCGCGAACTGGCTGCGGCAGCGCTCACCGACAACCGCTTCAACATCGCGGCGCAGGCTGTCCGTGGCCTTGCCGCTGCCCGCCTGGGCGATGCGCTCGAGGCGGAATCGGATCTGAGTAAGGTCATCGACGATGCCGCTCCCATTCCCTTCCGGGCCCGCACCTCCGGCTTGACGCCGGGCCATGTCGCCGATCTCTTCCTCTGGCGCGGTATCGCCCGCGTGCAATTGAACCGGGTCAATGCGGCCCGCGGCGATTTCGCCGAGGTCATCAAACGGGCGCCGGACCGGGCGCAGGCCTATGCCGAACGGGCCAAGTTGAACCTGCGCTCCGACAACCCGGCTGCCCTGACCGATATCGCGATGGCGCTGCGGATCGAGCCGAACGAGCCGCGCTGGCAGGCGCTCGCCGCCCGGATCAACCTCGCGACGGGTGATGCGGCCGCAGCGGAGCGCTTCGCCGCCGCCGCGCTCGCAGCCCCCTCGCCGGAAGCGGACATGCTGCTGCTGCGTGCAAAGGCGAGGCTCGGCCTCGGGCGCTTTCCTGAGGCGGCGGAGGATGCGACGGCCCGGCTCGCGGCAGCGCCGAACGATGCCGAGGCCCTGCTGCTGCGCAGCGATGCCCGGATCGGGCAGGGCGATGCGACTGCCGCGCTCGCCGACATCGAGACGGCGATCGGTGTGAAGGCGGGCGACCCACGCCTTTTGCTCGCGAGGGCGGAGCTCAAGGCAAAGCTGGGTGACGTGCCGGGAGCGATCGGTGCCTTCGAGGCGGCAATGGCACGGCCCGAAGCCTCGCTCCAGGCCAATAAGCGTTTGGGCGATCTCTATGCCGGGATCGCCTCGGACCAGCTCGCGCTCGGCTATTACGCCAAGGCGCTGGAACAGCCGGCGCGCGCGCCATCCGATGAAGCCATCCGCGATGCGGCCCGCAACGCCCGCGATGCGCTGATCCGCCGTATGGCCGCGCCGAAATAG
- a CDS encoding M20 family metallopeptidase yields the protein MSALTPEEKKVTEWLASRKEGMVALLRELVDTDSGSYDKAGVDRAGDVVARFHRANGLEVEIVPDSRFGDAVRARLPNPTANDQRPVMLLGHRDTVFPQGEPTRRPFTIKGGRAYGPGVADMKAGVMISAFVAAAFAECGGLAAPLLMLTTSDEEIGSPSSRPVIEAAARESRCVFNAEPSRLPAGTDFAKDHRQSVTSGRKGGVFMRAEFTGKPAHSGANYEKGASAIVDLGHKIPKLQGLTDLEKGITVNVGLIGGGQTVNTIAPSAWCEIDLRYVTAAQRDEMVGKIKAIIEAPEVAGTSAVLSIKGEFLPLERSSESAALYDTYRDAAASFGIGVTAEFTGGCADSGFTAAQGTPTLCSVGPIGGMAHTPDEFLEVESIVPAAQVLALAVMRAAAKVE from the coding sequence ATGAGCGCCCTGACCCCCGAGGAGAAGAAGGTCACCGAGTGGCTGGCGAGCCGCAAGGAAGGCATGGTCGCGCTGCTGCGCGAACTGGTCGACACCGACTCGGGCTCCTACGACAAGGCCGGCGTCGACCGCGCCGGCGATGTCGTTGCGCGCTTCCATCGGGCGAACGGGCTCGAGGTTGAGATCGTGCCGGACAGCCGCTTCGGCGACGCTGTCCGCGCGCGCCTGCCCAACCCCACGGCCAACGACCAGCGCCCGGTCATGCTGCTCGGCCATCGCGACACGGTCTTCCCGCAGGGCGAGCCGACCCGCCGGCCGTTCACCATCAAGGGTGGCCGCGCCTATGGCCCGGGCGTCGCCGACATGAAGGCGGGCGTGATGATCTCGGCCTTCGTCGCCGCAGCCTTCGCCGAATGCGGCGGCCTGGCCGCGCCGCTCCTGATGCTGACGACCAGCGACGAGGAGATCGGCTCGCCGTCCTCTCGCCCGGTCATCGAGGCTGCCGCCCGCGAATCGCGCTGCGTCTTCAATGCCGAGCCGAGCCGCCTGCCGGCCGGCACCGATTTCGCGAAGGACCACAGGCAGTCGGTCACCAGCGGCCGCAAGGGTGGCGTCTTCATGCGGGCCGAATTCACCGGCAAGCCGGCCCATTCCGGCGCGAATTACGAGAAGGGCGCCTCGGCCATCGTCGATCTCGGCCACAAGATCCCGAAGTTGCAGGGGCTTACCGATCTGGAGAAGGGCATCACCGTCAATGTCGGCCTGATCGGCGGCGGCCAGACGGTCAACACCATCGCGCCCAGCGCTTGGTGCGAGATCGACCTGCGCTATGTCACCGCCGCCCAGCGCGACGAGATGGTCGGCAAGATCAAGGCGATCATCGAGGCGCCGGAAGTTGCCGGCACCAGCGCCGTGCTCTCGATCAAGGGCGAGTTCCTGCCGCTGGAGCGCTCCTCGGAATCCGCCGCGCTCTACGACACCTATCGCGACGCGGCGGCCAGCTTTGGCATCGGCGTCACCGCGGAATTCACCGGCGGCTGTGCCGATTCCGGCTTCACCGCCGCGCAGGGCACTCCGACGCTGTGCAGCGTCGGCCCGATCGGCGGCATGGCCCACACGCCGGACGAGTTCCTGGAGGTCGAAAGCATCGTCCCGGCCGCGCAGGTTCTGGCGCTCGCCGTGATGCGCGCGGCAGCGAAGGTGGAGTGA
- the otsA gene encoding alpha,alpha-trehalose-phosphate synthase (UDP-forming): MRLVVVSNRVTIPDRHEKVMAGGLAVALREALEQRGGLWFGWSGTVSESASTQVRQVERGNVTYAVTDLSEAERQSYYLGFSNRALWPLMHYRLGLTEFQRSDYMGYLGVNRRFARALAGLIKPDDLIWIHDYHLIPLAAELRRRGVTNRIGYFHHIPWPAAEVIDALPFSATLIRTMAAYDLVGMQTEVDARNLIGGLVSLCGARTDGRRVRLGPRETAVQAFPIGIDVEGFRKLAAASVRKAATPLRATRESLGERKLVIGVDRLDYSKGIVQRLEAFGEFLRNHPEDRGRVSLLQIAPPSRSDVPEYAELDRQSDEVAGRLNAQLGEFDWTPIRVVKKAYSRKALAGFYRRAQVGLVTPMRDGMNLVAKEYVAAQDPADPGVLVLSRFAGAAQQMSEALIVNPFDSHEVAEAIRTALAMPKSERIRRFERLYAVIAATDIDWWTRQYLLALSGENSAAEALAVGGTRSEPRSGARRAGRAEASAASSPPPDAGVRKMSAGSRGKRGAAGASHLALVRP, from the coding sequence ATGCGTCTTGTCGTCGTTTCCAACCGCGTCACGATTCCCGATCGCCATGAGAAGGTGATGGCGGGGGGGCTGGCGGTCGCCTTGCGCGAGGCGCTGGAGCAGCGCGGCGGCCTCTGGTTCGGCTGGAGCGGCACTGTCAGCGAGAGCGCCTCGACGCAGGTCCGGCAGGTCGAGCGCGGCAATGTCACCTATGCCGTGACCGATCTGAGCGAGGCCGAGCGCCAGAGCTACTATCTCGGCTTCTCGAACCGCGCGCTCTGGCCGCTGATGCATTATCGGCTCGGCCTCACCGAGTTCCAGCGCAGCGACTACATGGGCTATCTCGGCGTCAACCGCCGCTTCGCCCGGGCCCTTGCCGGCCTGATCAAGCCCGACGATCTCATCTGGATTCACGATTATCACCTGATCCCGCTGGCCGCGGAACTGCGCCGGCGCGGGGTGACCAATCGCATCGGCTATTTCCATCACATTCCCTGGCCGGCGGCGGAAGTCATCGACGCCTTGCCCTTCAGCGCGACGCTGATCCGCACCATGGCCGCCTATGATCTCGTCGGGATGCAGACCGAGGTCGACGCCCGCAACCTGATCGGCGGGCTCGTCTCCCTCTGCGGCGCCCGTACGGATGGCAGGCGTGTGCGGCTCGGACCGCGCGAGACGGCGGTGCAGGCCTTCCCGATCGGCATCGATGTCGAGGGCTTCCGCAAGCTTGCCGCCGCCTCTGTTCGCAAGGCGGCGACGCCGCTCAGGGCGACGCGGGAATCGCTCGGCGAGCGCAAGCTCGTCATCGGCGTCGACCGGCTCGACTACTCCAAGGGCATCGTGCAGCGCCTTGAAGCCTTCGGCGAGTTCCTGCGCAATCATCCCGAGGATCGCGGACGGGTCAGCCTGCTGCAGATCGCGCCTCCCTCGCGCAGCGACGTGCCCGAATATGCCGAGCTCGACCGCCAGTCCGACGAGGTCGCCGGCCGCCTCAACGCCCAGCTCGGCGAATTCGACTGGACGCCGATCCGCGTGGTCAAGAAGGCCTATTCGCGCAAGGCGCTGGCCGGCTTCTACCGCCGTGCCCAGGTCGGGCTGGTCACGCCGATGCGTGACGGCATGAACCTCGTCGCCAAGGAGTATGTCGCGGCGCAGGACCCAGCCGATCCCGGCGTGCTCGTGCTTTCGCGGTTTGCCGGCGCAGCCCAGCAGATGAGTGAGGCGCTGATCGTCAACCCCTTCGATTCCCATGAGGTGGCGGAAGCGATCCGCACCGCGCTCGCCATGCCGAAATCCGAGCGCATCCGCCGCTTCGAGAGGCTCTATGCCGTCATCGCGGCGACCGATATCGACTGGTGGACGCGGCAATATCTGCTGGCGTTGTCGGGGGAGAACTCCGCCGCCGAGGCATTGGCCGTCGGCGGGACGCGCAGTGAGCCGCGTTCCGGCGCGCGGCGGGCGGGACGGGCCGAGGCATCGGCCGCGTCATCGCCGCCTCCCGATGCCGGTGTACGGAAGATGTCGGCAGGATCGCGCGGAAAGCGCGGCGCTGCGGGAGCTTCTCATCTCGCCCTGGTGCGACCTTGA
- a CDS encoding chromate transporter: MSSLETASEAPRPSLPDLFTGFLKIGLMGFGGVGPVARHIIVAERNWLDDRGYAELMGICQALPGANTVNAAVMLGDRFRGGVGALTCVFALMAMPLLCLVALANGYDAVSGHPLAQIALTGAAASAAGLILGTALRLLTKAGLARWAWVMAAAAFVAVGLLRLPMLPTLLVLVPLGLVAATLGARRI; the protein is encoded by the coding sequence ATGTCGAGCCTGGAGACCGCATCGGAAGCCCCGCGGCCAAGCCTGCCGGACCTGTTCACCGGGTTCCTCAAGATCGGCCTGATGGGCTTCGGCGGCGTCGGGCCGGTTGCGCGCCATATCATCGTCGCCGAGCGCAACTGGCTCGACGATCGCGGCTATGCCGAATTGATGGGCATCTGCCAGGCGCTGCCCGGCGCCAATACCGTCAACGCTGCCGTGATGCTGGGCGATCGCTTCCGCGGCGGGGTCGGCGCCCTGACCTGCGTCTTCGCGCTGATGGCGATGCCGCTGCTTTGCCTCGTCGCACTCGCGAATGGCTATGACGCGGTATCCGGCCACCCGCTGGCGCAGATCGCCTTGACCGGCGCCGCCGCCAGCGCTGCCGGGCTCATTCTCGGCACAGCGCTGCGGCTTCTGACGAAGGCCGGCCTCGCGCGCTGGGCTTGGGTCATGGCCGCGGCTGCCTTCGTTGCGGTCGGCCTGCTGCGGCTGCCGATGCTGCCGACCCTGCTGGTTCTCGTGCCGCTCGGCCTTGTGGCAGCGACGCTCGGAGCGCGGCGGATCTGA